GTAGCCCTATNNNNNNNNNNNNNNNNNNNNNNNNNNNNNNNNNNNNNNNNNNNNNNNNNNNNNNNNNNNNNNNNNNNNNNNNNNNNNNNNNNNNNNNNNNNNNNNNNNNNNNNNNNNNNNNNNNNNNNNNNNNNNNNNNNNNNNNNNNNNNNNNNNNNNNNNNNNNNNNNNNNNNNNNNNNNNNNNNNNNNNNNNNNNNNNNNNNNNNNNNNNNNNNNNNNNNNNNNNNNNNNNNNNNNNNNNNNNNNNNNNNNNNNNNNNNNNNNNNNNNNNNNNNNNNNNNNNNNNNNNNNNNNNNNNNNNNNNNNNNNNNNNNNNNNNNNNNNNNNNNNNNNNNNNNNNNNNNNNNNNNNNNNNNNNNNNNNNNNNNNNNNNNNNNNNNNNNNNNNNNNNNNNNNNNNNNNNNNNNNNNNNNNNNNNNNNNNNNNNNNNNNNNNNNNNNNNNNNNNNNNNNNNNNNNNNNNNNNNNNNNNNNNNNNNNNNNNNNNNNNNNNNNNNNNNNNNNNNNNNNNNNNNNNNNNNNNNNNNNNNNNNNNNNNNNNNNNNNNNNNNNNNNNNNNNNNNNNNNNNNNNNNNNNNNNNNNNNNNNNNNNNNNNNNNNNNNNNNNNNNNNNNNNNNNNNNNNNNNNNNNNNNNNNNNNNNNNNNNNNNNNNNNNNNNNNNNNNNNNNNNNNNNNNNNNNNNNNNNNNNNNNNNNNNNNNNNNNNNNNNNNNNNNNNNNNNNNNNNNNNNNNNNNNNNNNNNNNNNNNNNNNNNNNNNNNNNNNNNNNNNNNNNNNNNNNNNNNNNNNNNNNNNNNNNNNNNNNNNNNNNNNNNNNNNNNNNNNNNNNNNNNNNNNNNNNNNNNNNNNNNNNNNNNNATTAAAGATCCAGGAAAAATTTCCCGGGCCAAACTTAACGTACTTGATGTTCAGTCATCTTTGTGAAGCCAAATTTCTTTATCCAGATAGACTCGGCTTCTTCAGCTGCTGGGAGAAGCAAGTTCTCAACATTCAGAGAGGAAAGAAGATTCTCAACGCAAGCAAACAGGCCTTGAAAGTAGCCCTATAGAACCATTAACCAAATTGCTTTTGTCACGAGTTATAAAAACAAGCGAATCTGACACAGTAAATAAACATGGGATGTACAAAAGCTTACCCTTCCCTGATACTCTCGGCTTGTAGCTACCATCGGAAGTTCTGCAACTTTCTGACCAAATATCCTAAGCAGTGCGGCAGAAACAACAAGGGAACTAAAAAtgcagccaaaaaaaaaaaaaattaggaagaTCTAGAGATGGTGAAAGAAgcacagagaaagaaagataaaatgcATCAAGAACACAAGCATACTTCACCATCAGGACCAAGCAATACATTCCTCCAAACTCCTGGCCTGATATATTTCTCCTGCAACATGTTGCCAGAGTTACCGGGATGATCAATTACTATGAACATATGAATGAACGAGGAACTTAAATCTGAGTTTATCACAGTACCGCTTACCCATAGACCATGACAGGAATGAGATCACGACCAGACGTTGCCACAATGGGATCAAAACACTCCTGAAAAGTAAACTCGTTCGCTAAtcagttaataaaataaatttacaagcCAGACAATACACAAACTGATTTGAGCACATTTTTAAGTCTAAGCATACCCTGAAGATAGCAGCTGCTCGTGAAAGTAAGGGTAGATGCTCTGGGTATCGACTTTTTCCTCTAAGCATCCTCCATTCCACAATATCTCCGTTGTCAATATATATTCCTTTTTCTCTGTATTTTCTGCTTATTGTGTCTAACAAAAGCGAGGGAATTGTTTGTGGCCCACATGAAGCAGAGCTTTGAAGAACTGTGTGAATCCTGCTGCAGTCA
The sequence above is drawn from the Camelina sativa cultivar DH55 chromosome 4, Cs, whole genome shotgun sequence genome and encodes:
- the LOC104784052 gene encoding uncharacterized protein LOC104784052, translated to MLRGKSRYPEHLPLLSRAAAIFRECFDPIVATSGRDLIPVMVYGRNISGQEFGGMYCLVLMVNSLVVSAALLRIFGQKVAELPMVATSREYQGRGYFQGLFACVENLLSSLNVENLLLPAAEEAESIWIKKFGFTKMTEHQLEKYQREVQLTVFKGTSMLEKKVPNFSETTSPI